The sequence TTCAAAAGGTTCCCTCCCCCGCAAATTCTTATTCTTTGGGAATACCCAGCAACCGCCGCCAGCGGGGCAACCCGCGATCCAGAGCCAGAAAGCCGGAGGGCAGATCGGGCGGTGCGGGGTGGCACAGGGCGGCGGCAAGGTCGTCGGCGGTGGCCACAAAGGCGGTGCCGGGCACGCCCAGCAGCGGGCACATGTTGAAGTCGTTGGCGGCGGTCTGCACGATGAGGGGCAGCCGCTGGTAGGCGGCTTCCAGCGCCACGGTGGTGGAATTGGCGGCCCAGACGACCAGTCCATGGGGGCCGGGGACAAGCAGCTGGGCCACGGGGGTGTTCACCACGCGGGGCGCGCCGCCAGCGGGAAAGCGCGCGGCAAGGCGGCCTTCCACGGGCAGGTTGGGGTGCGGCTTGACCACCACGTCGTACCCGCCCAGCGTGCCTGCCCGTGCGGACTCGGCCAGCACGTCGAGCTGGTTGTCGGTCTCGTCGACGAAAAAGCTGGTGACGATGAGCAGGGTGGGCTTGCCCGGCGCGGCGTCGGGGCTGGTTGTCGGGCAGGTGGCCGGTGTGACGGGCGCAGCCGGAGCCGCGTCCGCATCTGTGCCCTGCGCCGCACCCTGCGCGGCATCGGCAAGGTACAGGTAGCGCAGCGCCTCGATTTCGCCCAGCCGGTCGGCGGGCATGCCCGCGTCACGCATGTGGCCCAGCGCTCCCTGGCCGTTGCAGCACAGCAGGTCGGGCAGGGTGGCGGCGGCGTCCGGCTCGGCAAAGGCGCGGGCGTCCTCGTAGTAGCGCAGGTCGGTGGGGCGCACTGTGGAATGCTGGGTGCCGTACACCGGGCCGCGCCGCGCCTCGTGCATGGCGTGGGCAAGGGACTTTTCCCAGGGGTGGTTTTCCATGGGAAAGATGGTCCATTCCTGCGGCGCGCAGACTGCCGCGTACTGGCGGAAGGCGGCGCGCATCAGGCGGCGTTGCAGGCCCAGCCAACCGCGCGTGGATTCCGCCCAGTTGCGTTCCATGTACGGCCAGAAATCCATGCGCGAACCGGGCAGGCGGCACTGCCCGGCCACGTGGCGGGTCAGGCGCGTGGCGCGCAATGCCATGCGGCAGTAATGCAGCACTTCGCGGGCGATGGTGGCCGGGGTCAGGAATTCCTCGATGAAGTGAAAGGCGATGCCGTCCTGCTTGCGGGCGCGGAATTCGTCGCGCAGGCGGATGGCGTCGGCCAGCGAATAGTGCGGCGTGGGCTCGAAGATGAACAGCCAGGTCACGCCATGCACGCCGCCCTGCTGCGGGTCCAGCGCGTCGTGCAGGGTTTCCCAGTAGCGCGAGCGCAGCCGACCTTGTTTGGCGGCCTGCACGTCGATGTTGGGAAAGTAGGTGGCCACGGTGCCGGGGCGCGGGTGCGCGGGCAGGCTGGCCTTGCCCGTGGCCTCCGGCGCGGCGGGCAGCAGGCGCTTTTCGCGCAGCAGCCACGCGCCAAGGCGCGCCACGGCCTGTACCGGCGCGGGCAGACGGTAGTACAGGTCGGTCAGGCGCTGTTTGGCCGAGCGGGGGGCGGCGGCGACTTCCGTGCCGGTTCCCGCCTCGTTTCCGGCTTCCGTTTTGGCCGGATGCAGCTCGAACCGGCGTCCGGTGACCGCGCAGAAGCGCAGCAGGATGCCCGCCAGCACCGTGTCGTCGGTGACCAGGCAGACATGGTCGGCGCGGGCGTCCTCTATGGCCAGTTCCAACGCGCGCAGCTTGGTCACTTCGTACAGGTTGCGGCAGATTTTGGGATGCTTTTCGGCAAGCGTGGTGAACCACCAGTGCGAGAAGGTGTCGCCCACGGCCAGCAGTTCCCGCAGGTTGCGGGTGGAACGTGCGGGCCGGGTCAGCCCGGTCTCGTGCGCCCAGGTGATGTACGCGCGCCGGATGTCCGTGAAATGCGCCTCCACCAGCGCGGGCACCGAAAGATGTCCGTGGGGCACGTTGCGCCGGGCCCAGTGGGCCACCACCGGAGGCAGGCCGCCGGATTCCGGTTGCGGGCGGGGTGGGGCGTCTGGTCCATCCAGCAGGATGAAGGTGGTCACGAAGGCTCCTTTGCGGGTGGTGCGAAAGGCGCGGGGAGCCGCGCCGGTGCGGCATGCGGCTCCCCGGCGAGATGCAGCGGTCGTTCCAGCTTTAGCAGAGGCCTTCCAGCCACACATTCAGCCCCGTCAGGTCATGCCCCCACGGGTGCGGGGTGGCGGCAAAGGCTTCGCCCCGGCCATAGAACAGGGTGCCCACGGCTTCCGCAGCGGTCATGTCGGTCTTGGCATCGCCGATCATCACCACTTCCGCCGGGGGCACGGCGGCCTTTTCCACGGCGCGGCGCAGCACGTCGGTCTTGCCGGGCGGCGAACCGTAGATGGCCGCGAAGTATTTGGCCAGCCCGCGCTCGGTCAGGATGTGCACCAGTTCCTCGTGCGGGGCGCCGGAGCACACGTACAGCGGCACGCGGCCATGCCACGCGGTGATCACGTCGTGCGCGCCGGGTACCATGGGGGCGTTCAGCACGCCTTCGAAGGCGTAGTCCGCATACTTGCGGCCAAGATCATCCATTTCGTCGGGGGTGATCTCGCGGCCCAGCACCTCGCTGAACAGCCATTCGAACTTCTTGTAGCGGCTCACGCCGCCGTGTTCCATGTGATAGGCCACCAGACGGTCGCGTGCGTCCGCGCCGAAGGGTTCGGCCACGCGGGCGAAGGCTTCGGTCTTCACGTTCACGCTTTCCAGGATGACGCCGTCGCAGTCGAAGACGATGCAGGAAAGGGGCATGGTACTCCTTGGTGGTGGCCGCCCCGTCCGCACGGCAGGGGACGGGGCGGGACATCGAGACGGGATGTGTCGCGCGGCAGGCCGCCGGAATGGGTGCCGACGGCCTGTGCTTTCCGCCGATGCTCCCTGCCGATGCTCCCTGCCGATGCGTTTTGCTATTTGGGCAGCGCGTCCAGCAGGTTGCGGATGGTGTCGGTTTCCATCTTCACGCGGGCTTCCACGGCGTACGAGCCCACGTGCGGGGTCAGGATGACGTTGGGCAGGTCGCGCAGGGGGCC comes from Nitratidesulfovibrio sp. and encodes:
- a CDS encoding TIGR04326 family surface carbohydrate biosynthesis protein, giving the protein MTTFILLDGPDAPPRPQPESGGLPPVVAHWARRNVPHGHLSVPALVEAHFTDIRRAYITWAHETGLTRPARSTRNLRELLAVGDTFSHWWFTTLAEKHPKICRNLYEVTKLRALELAIEDARADHVCLVTDDTVLAGILLRFCAVTGRRFELHPAKTEAGNEAGTGTEVAAAPRSAKQRLTDLYYRLPAPVQAVARLGAWLLREKRLLPAAPEATGKASLPAHPRPGTVATYFPNIDVQAAKQGRLRSRYWETLHDALDPQQGGVHGVTWLFIFEPTPHYSLADAIRLRDEFRARKQDGIAFHFIEEFLTPATIAREVLHYCRMALRATRLTRHVAGQCRLPGSRMDFWPYMERNWAESTRGWLGLQRRLMRAAFRQYAAVCAPQEWTIFPMENHPWEKSLAHAMHEARRGPVYGTQHSTVRPTDLRYYEDARAFAEPDAAATLPDLLCCNGQGALGHMRDAGMPADRLGEIEALRYLYLADAAQGAAQGTDADAAPAAPVTPATCPTTSPDAAPGKPTLLIVTSFFVDETDNQLDVLAESARAGTLGGYDVVVKPHPNLPVEGRLAARFPAGGAPRVVNTPVAQLLVPGPHGLVVWAANSTTVALEAAYQRLPLIVQTAANDFNMCPLLGVPGTAFVATADDLAAALCHPAPPDLPSGFLALDRGLPRWRRLLGIPKE
- a CDS encoding HAD family hydrolase is translated as MPLSCIVFDCDGVILESVNVKTEAFARVAEPFGADARDRLVAYHMEHGGVSRYKKFEWLFSEVLGREITPDEMDDLGRKYADYAFEGVLNAPMVPGAHDVITAWHGRVPLYVCSGAPHEELVHILTERGLAKYFAAIYGSPPGKTDVLRRAVEKAAVPPAEVVMIGDAKTDMTAAEAVGTLFYGRGEAFAATPHPWGHDLTGLNVWLEGLC